The DNA segment AGAGCAATTTAATAAAACTGGCATAGGTATGTAAATACTGGTTTCTCTGGATATCACCAACCAGCAAATTATTCAGTTCCAACCAGTGTTGGGCATTCGGAACGCTGAATAAGATACAGCCATCTGGTTTTAATAATTCCCGCAGTCTGATCAATGTATTAAAGGGTGACCGAGATAACGGCATGATGTCATCACAGCAAATGCAATCAAAAAGTTTACCCGGAGGGAGTCCTACACCTTTTTGAAGATTACCAATAGAGTCAATGCTTACATGCCAAAGATTATAGACCCTCTCACTTTCTTCAAGCAGAGCCGAGAGTGTATTTGTATGTACTTCAAGAAAATCAACTGCACTATTGGGGATTTGCGCTACGAAATTCATATCCATATGATAGACCTCGGTTTTTATATAAAATAATTTATAGGGGTCAAATCACTCTTTTACGTTTACCCACACCAAACTTAGGCAGCATCCAATGCATAAATGCAGTCAGTATAGCCACAATCACAACGACCCAAATCACCCATGTTGAGAGTCCAAACCGCACTGGATAGAGTACATAAAAAGCCGATAGGCCAATGCTATTACAAGCTAAAATTAAAATCGCACAGGCATAGTCATGAAAACGTCTGGCATGAGCTGAATTGATCATCCATTCGATATCTGAGTTATAGCTCGGTAAAGTTAAGTGAGCGTCATTGAGTTGCTCTAGTTGCGCTAAATAGGCACGAATATTGGCAATAATCAACTCGTACTTATAATTTAAGAAGGCAAAGCTTGCTGAAGCAACCGGAAAACCCAGCAAAATCCACTCAATATGAGCATTATCCAGACCCGATGCACTATGGGATGCAATCAGCGCGGCAAGTAACCCAACAAAAAAACTGATAAAAATGGTGAGCGCTTGTTGACGCTGGGAAGTACGTGCATTTAACTCGTTATAGGCCGAAATATAGCGATAGTTTGAAGTGACGTATTCATTCTCGAAACGATGGGTCATGATAAACCTTATAAACTATTAGATAGACGGCTCTAAATAAATAGGCCTCATCATGAGTACACATTTCGTACTCATGATGTTGATGCAACATAAGACTTGAAATTAGTCCGCCATCATCCGTTCACTCATTGCCACGGTGTTAAAACCACCATCGACATAAAGAATCTCGCCCGTAATTGCCGAAGCCCATGGCGAGCAAAGAAATAATGCTGCATTGCCGACTTCTTCGATAGTTACATTACGCTGTAAAGGGGCGATTTGTGCATTCACATCAAGCATTTTGCGGAAGCTTTTGATACCACTGGCGGCTAATGTCCGGATCGGACCTGCAGAGATGCCATTGACCCGTATTCCCTCGCTGCCCAAGCTCGTCGCAAGATAGCGAACACTGGATTCCAGAGATGCTTTCGCCAGACCCATGACATTGTAGTTCGGTAAAACACGCTCACTGCCTTGGTAGGTTAAAGTCAGCAAACAACCTTGGCGGACACTGAGTAACGGTCTCGCTGCGCGTGCGAGTGCAATAAAACTATATGAGCTGATGTCATGGGCGATTCGGAATCCTTCTCGATTGGTGACCGTTGTGAAGTCCCCTTCTAATTGATCACCCGGAGCAAAACCAATAGCATGTACTAAGCCATCCAAGCCATCCCAATGTTTCGCCAGATCAATAAAGGTTTGCTCAATCTCAGTGTCACTGGCAACATCACAAGCAAATACCAGTGTTGAACCAAATGATGCAGCAAATTCATCTACACGTTTTTTTAGTTTTTCATTTGGATAGGTGAATGCCAGCTCTGCACCTTCACGATGCAAGGCTTGGGCAATGCCATAGGCAATGGATAATTTACTAGCAATTCCTGTCACGAGGAAACGTTTACCTTGTAATAGCATATTCACTCTCTTTATTTAGAACTTAAATCAAAACTGTGAAATTAAAAAATCTTCAATCTGCTCATCCTAACAGATTTTTGATATCGTCCAGAACAGCAAAAATTGACATAAAGCACTCCTACGACATCGCCCCTAAAATAATGAGGCAGTGATCAAGCGTTTGGTGTACTCCATTTGAGGGTTGGCAAACAAATCTGCAGTCGATTGTAGCTCAATCATATGACCGTCCTGCAAGACTAAAACGTGTTGGCATAATGCGCGGACGACCGCTAAATCATGACTGATAAATAGATAACTGAGTTTTTCTTCTTGTTGTAATTTCCGTAGTAGTCGGACTAAAGCGCGCTGCGTTGTTCGATCGAGTGCCGAGGTTGGCTCATCTAAAATGAGTAGCTCCGGCTGCATGATCAGGGCACGCGCAAGTGCAACACGCTGCCTTTGTCCACCAGATAGCTCATGGGGGTAGCGGTGCATAAAGTCTATGGGTAACTCAACTTTCCGTAAGGCCGATGCCACCGCCTGACGACGTTCACTGGCTGATGTAATCTGTGCCTCTATGCCCTCTTCGATGATACTTTCGATGTTGAATCGTGGGTTTAGACTTGCGAAAGGGTCTTGAAATACCATTTGAAAACGATGGCGAAATGGTCGCAATGCAGACTGCTTTAAGCCATGTAAGGCGTCATCACCGAGCCAAATCTCGCCTGAACTTGATATTAAACGTGCAATCGCAAGTGCCAAAGAGGTTTTCCCCGATCCGCTTTCGCCGACCACTCCTAAAGCGGTTCCTTGTTGTAAGGAAAAACTTAGGGACTTTAAGGATTCAAAACTGAGATGAGATTTATGTTGTCGAAAGTAACTCAACACTCCCAATGATTGAGAGTTGAATCGGACACTTAAATCTCGAATCTTAAGAATCTGTGCATATTTATCTGAAGGAATTTGCAATGGATCGCCAAAATGATAGTTCAATAAACTTCGCGTATACTCATGCTGAGGTTGCTTAAAAATTTGATCCGTACGGCCTTGTTCAATGACACGCCCTTCCTGAAGGACTATGACATCGTCACTGTATTGGCTCACTAGGCTCAAATCATGACTAATCAGGAGTAACGCCATCTGTCGTTTGAGCTGAATCTCCTTGATGAGCTCTAGAATTTGCGTTTGCATGGTGACATCAAGTGCTGTTGTAGGCTCATCCGCAATCAAAATGTCTGGATTACCCACCAGCGCCATCGCAATCATGACTCGCTGTCTTTGACCACCAGACAACTGATGCGGGTAACGTTTTAGATATTGTTCGGGCTCTGTCATACCCACTTGAATTAATAGCTCAATGACTTGTTGTCTTTTTTTTACTTCAGGTAATCCTGATAAAAGTATCCGTTCGCCAATTTGATCTTCAACAGTATGTAGCGGATTGAGCGCAGTCATCGGCTCTTGGAAAATAATAGCAATCTTTCGACCCCGAATATGGCATAACGCCTTCTCGGATAAAGTTAAAATGTTATCACCATTCAGCATCACCTGCCCTACAACACTGATGGTATCAGGCAATAACCCCATCAGTGCGAGCGCTGATAACGATTTTCCTGAGCCACTTTGGCCGACCAGTGCAAGAGTGCGTCCAGGATACAAATCGAAAGACAGCGAGTCTATTAAGGTTTTGTGTTGCACTTTTAAAGAAAGCGTTAGATTTCTAACCGCTAAAGAGATTGGTACAGAATCGCTTAGCA comes from the Aquirhabdus parva genome and includes:
- a CDS encoding enoyl-ACP reductase FabI, yielding MLLQGKRFLVTGIASKLSIAYGIAQALHREGAELAFTYPNEKLKKRVDEFAASFGSTLVFACDVASDTEIEQTFIDLAKHWDGLDGLVHAIGFAPGDQLEGDFTTVTNREGFRIAHDISSYSFIALARAARPLLSVRQGCLLTLTYQGSERVLPNYNVMGLAKASLESSVRYLATSLGSEGIRVNGISAGPIRTLAASGIKSFRKMLDVNAQIAPLQRNVTIEEVGNAALFLCSPWASAITGEILYVDGGFNTVAMSERMMAD
- a CDS encoding dipeptide ABC transporter ATP-binding protein codes for the protein MHSTPSVNIKQSNLLSDSVPISLAVRNLTLSLKVQHKTLIDSLSFDLYPGRTLALVGQSGSGKSLSALALMGLLPDTISVVGQVMLNGDNILTLSEKALCHIRGRKIAIIFQEPMTALNPLHTVEDQIGERILLSGLPEVKKRQQVIELLIQVGMTEPEQYLKRYPHQLSGGQRQRVMIAMALVGNPDILIADEPTTALDVTMQTQILELIKEIQLKRQMALLLISHDLSLVSQYSDDVIVLQEGRVIEQGRTDQIFKQPQHEYTRSLLNYHFGDPLQIPSDKYAQILKIRDLSVRFNSQSLGVLSYFRQHKSHLSFESLKSLSFSLQQGTALGVVGESGSGKTSLALAIARLISSSGEIWLGDDALHGLKQSALRPFRHRFQMVFQDPFASLNPRFNIESIIEEGIEAQITSASERRQAVASALRKVELPIDFMHRYPHELSGGQRQRVALARALIMQPELLILDEPTSALDRTTQRALVRLLRKLQQEEKLSYLFISHDLAVVRALCQHVLVLQDGHMIELQSTADLFANPQMEYTKRLITASLF